The proteins below are encoded in one region of Eubacteriales bacterium:
- a CDS encoding DUF951 domain-containing protein, giving the protein MELNLNDIVKMKKKHPCGEDRFLIIRTGMDVKAKCLKCGRIIMLPYEDFVKKVKKVLSNE; this is encoded by the coding sequence GTGGAACTAAATTTAAATGATATCGTAAAGATGAAGAAAAAGCATCCTTGCGGGGAAGATAGATTTTTAATAATAAGAACAGGCATGGATGTAAAGGCAAAATGTCTTAAATGCGGGCGTATAATCATGCTTCCATATGAAGACTTCGTAAAGAAAGTAAAAAAGGTGCTATCAAATGAATGA
- the dnaB gene encoding replicative DNA helicase, with protein MSVNALSKLPPHSVEAEQSILGSMILSSRAAYSVLERLTSEDFYVKKHSKIFAAMVELIMEEKPIDLVTLSDRLDKMKILSGAEDLKYISDLTQIVPSISNVEHYIDIVEEKSVLRRLISAADGIIKDAYDDSEEAVDVLNRAGGSIYDIATKKSHDSLKHVKEALVESYNQIGRAAESKDGILGVPTGFPRLDNKLSGLQGSQMVVIAGRPGMGKTSFALDIVRNISMKKKLPAAVFSLEMSSAQLGTRLMCSEAGINMQDIRSGKLSENDFKRLISSIEKFSSSPLYIDDTPGITVVEILAKARKLKMDKGLGVIMIDYLQLMSSNSRTENRQLEISEITRSVKLVARELDVPILLLSQLSRASEKRDGKIPMLSDLRESGSIEQDADVVIFLHRDNYYDEEADNSCKVIIAKQRMGPTGIIKMQWIGENTRFLELDEQHQEF; from the coding sequence ATGAGTGTAAATGCCTTAAGTAAATTGCCGCCACACAGCGTAGAAGCAGAGCAGTCTATTTTAGGATCGATGATTTTATCGTCTAGGGCTGCGTATTCGGTTTTGGAACGGCTGACCTCCGAAGATTTCTATGTCAAAAAACACAGCAAGATCTTTGCAGCGATGGTCGAGCTCATTATGGAAGAAAAGCCGATTGACTTAGTTACGCTTTCCGACCGGTTAGACAAGATGAAGATACTTTCAGGCGCAGAAGACTTAAAGTATATAAGCGACCTAACACAGATAGTTCCCAGCATTTCAAATGTCGAGCATTATATAGACATCGTCGAAGAAAAAAGCGTACTTAGAAGATTGATAAGTGCAGCAGACGGTATAATCAAAGATGCATACGACGATTCTGAAGAGGCTGTGGACGTGTTAAATCGTGCCGGCGGAAGTATTTACGACATAGCTACTAAAAAAAGCCATGATTCCTTAAAGCATGTAAAAGAAGCGCTTGTTGAAAGCTACAATCAAATAGGCCGTGCAGCGGAGAGCAAAGACGGTATTTTAGGCGTTCCGACGGGATTCCCAAGACTTGATAATAAGCTGTCTGGACTGCAAGGCTCACAAATGGTAGTTATAGCAGGAAGGCCGGGCATGGGCAAGACGAGCTTTGCCCTTGATATAGTAAGAAATATAAGCATGAAGAAAAAACTGCCGGCAGCCGTATTTTCCCTTGAAATGTCTTCGGCACAGTTAGGGACAAGGCTCATGTGCTCCGAAGCCGGGATAAATATGCAGGATATCCGGTCTGGCAAATTGTCTGAAAATGATTTTAAGAGGCTCATATCCTCTATTGAGAAGTTCAGTTCCTCGCCTCTTTATATAGACGACACGCCGGGGATAACAGTTGTTGAAATATTAGCTAAGGCAAGAAAGCTAAAGATGGATAAAGGCCTTGGCGTTATAATGATAGATTATTTGCAGTTGATGAGTTCTAACTCGAGAACGGAAAACAGGCAGCTTGAGATATCTGAGATAACGCGTTCTGTCAAACTGGTTGCAAGGGAACTGGATGTACCTATACTTTTACTCTCGCAGTTAAGCCGTGCATCCGAAAAAAGGGACGGCAAGATACCTATGTTAAGCGACCTTCGCGAATCCGGCTCTATTGAACAAGACGCAGACGTAGTTATATTCCTACACAGGGACAACTATTATGATGAAGAGGCGGATAATTCCTGTAAGGTTATAATAGCAAAACAGAGGATGGGCCCTACCGGCATAATAAAAATGCAGTGGATCGGAGAAAACACCCGGTTCCTTGAACTGGATGAACAGCATCAGGAGTTTTAA
- a CDS encoding GNAT family N-acetyltransferase has protein sequence MGNNDKRQEGIITNKWFLGKSEFKDIKKIRREVFIKEFLVDEKEEFDSFDRYAVHAVVYIDDIPSATGRIWHDGKKAMVGNIAVLKPFRGIGIGDLLIRVLLVKVLKSSNEVEICSPVYLNSFFSKFGFKAVGEKFNKSGISYIKMNLKREDFTLPSKCGCD, from the coding sequence ATGGGAAATAACGATAAAAGACAAGAAGGCATTATTACTAATAAATGGTTCCTTGGCAAAAGTGAATTTAAGGATATTAAAAAAATAAGGCGGGAAGTATTTATTAAAGAGTTTTTAGTAGATGAAAAAGAGGAATTCGATTCTTTTGACCGCTATGCCGTGCATGCAGTTGTTTATATAGACGATATTCCATCAGCAACTGGGCGTATATGGCATGACGGAAAAAAAGCTATGGTAGGAAACATAGCAGTATTAAAACCTTTTCGGGGTATAGGCATCGGGGACTTGCTCATACGTGTTTTACTGGTTAAAGTATTAAAGTCCTCTAATGAAGTTGAAATTTGCTCGCCAGTGTATCTCAATAGTTTTTTTTCAAAGTTTGGATTTAAAGCAGTTGGGGAAAAATTTAATAAATCGGGTATATCGTATATCAAGATGAATCTTAAAAGAGAAGATTTTACTCTTCCGTCTAAGTGTGGATGTGATTAA
- a CDS encoding alanine--tRNA ligase — MKKLSSDELRKMYLDFFKSKGHAVIPSSSIVPENDPTVLFTTAGMHPLVPYLLGAAHPEGKRLADVQKCIRTGDIDNVGDASHLTFFEMLGNWSLGDYFKKEAIDFSFEFLTSEKYLNIPLDRLAFTVFEGDENVPKDLESYECWKSHGVSEKNIFFLGKKHNWWGPAGQTGPCGPDTEMFIITDKEPCGPDCSPACSCGRYLEIWNDVFMQYNKAADGKFLPLSQKNVDTGMGLERTICVLQGVNSVYETDLFTPIIKKIEELSGKKYGEGKEVTRAIRIIADHLRTATFILGDVRPITPSNVDQGYVLRRLIRRAVRFGMRIGLPTGALFKIADVIINKYKEVYPELSEKREFIMNELNLEENRFQITIKQGLKEFNKMLVNLKNETSSKIDGASAFKLYDTFGFPIEITQELAQENGLTVDIDGFNAAFHEHQLKSHAGADKKFKGGLADSSEQTSMLHTATHLLLASLKKVLGFEVEQRGSNITAERLRFDFTCPRKLEKEELNKIEQLVNEAIAADIKIDCSEMPVDEAKKSGATGIFDSRYGNIVKVYTIGDISKEICGGPHANSTGELKSFKIVKEESSSAGVRRIKATIGQ, encoded by the coding sequence ATGAAAAAACTCTCAAGTGACGAATTGCGAAAAATGTATCTGGATTTTTTTAAATCAAAGGGACATGCTGTAATTCCCAGTTCTTCTATAGTTCCGGAAAACGACCCGACTGTACTGTTTACAACTGCCGGCATGCACCCTTTAGTGCCTTATCTTTTAGGGGCGGCGCATCCTGAAGGCAAAAGGCTTGCAGACGTACAGAAATGTATACGTACCGGCGATATAGACAACGTCGGAGATGCCTCGCATCTGACTTTTTTTGAAATGCTGGGCAACTGGTCTTTAGGGGATTATTTTAAAAAAGAAGCAATAGATTTTAGCTTTGAATTTTTAACAAGCGAGAAGTATCTAAATATACCTTTAGACCGCTTGGCCTTTACAGTTTTTGAAGGAGATGAAAACGTACCAAAAGATTTGGAATCCTACGAATGCTGGAAAAGCCACGGCGTTTCAGAAAAAAACATTTTTTTCTTAGGCAAGAAGCATAACTGGTGGGGGCCGGCAGGGCAGACAGGCCCATGCGGACCGGATACAGAAATGTTTATCATAACAGATAAGGAGCCCTGCGGGCCGGATTGTTCACCCGCATGCAGCTGCGGGCGTTATCTTGAAATATGGAACGACGTTTTCATGCAGTACAATAAAGCGGCAGACGGAAAATTCCTTCCGCTCTCTCAAAAAAACGTAGATACCGGCATGGGGCTTGAACGTACTATTTGCGTTCTACAGGGTGTCAATTCCGTTTATGAAACGGACTTGTTTACCCCGATAATCAAAAAAATCGAAGAGCTTTCAGGAAAAAAATACGGTGAAGGCAAAGAGGTTACCCGCGCTATCCGTATAATCGCAGACCATTTAAGGACAGCCACCTTTATCTTAGGCGATGTTCGTCCGATAACCCCCTCTAATGTAGACCAGGGGTATGTATTAAGGCGGCTTATAAGAAGGGCCGTCCGCTTTGGTATGCGTATAGGCTTGCCGACAGGCGCTCTCTTTAAAATCGCAGACGTCATTATAAATAAGTATAAAGAAGTCTATCCCGAACTCAGTGAAAAGCGCGAATTTATAATGAACGAATTAAACCTGGAGGAAAACCGCTTTCAGATAACTATAAAACAGGGATTAAAAGAATTCAATAAAATGCTTGTAAATTTAAAGAATGAAACTTCTTCTAAGATAGACGGTGCATCAGCCTTTAAACTTTACGATACATTCGGGTTCCCGATTGAGATTACACAGGAATTAGCACAGGAAAACGGCCTGACTGTCGATATAGACGGGTTTAACGCGGCATTCCACGAACACCAGTTAAAGTCCCACGCAGGCGCGGACAAAAAATTCAAAGGCGGGCTTGCCGATTCAAGCGAGCAGACCTCCATGCTGCATACGGCAACGCATCTTTTGCTTGCGTCATTAAAAAAAGTCCTGGGGTTTGAAGTTGAGCAACGCGGTTCCAATATAACCGCAGAGCGTTTACGGTTTGATTTTACCTGCCCCAGAAAACTTGAAAAAGAGGAACTTAATAAAATAGAACAATTAGTTAACGAGGCCATTGCAGCAGACATAAAAATAGACTGTTCAGAAATGCCTGTAGATGAAGCTAAGAAATCCGGTGCGACAGGCATATTCGATTCGCGGTATGGAAATATAGTAAAAGTATATACTATAGGCGATATTTCAAAAGAGATATGCGGCGGCCCCCATGCCAATTCAACAGGAGAGCTTAAGAGTTTTAAGATAGTTAAAGAGGAAAGTTCTTCCGCAGGGGTAAGGCGTATAAAAGCTACTATCGGGCAATAA
- the lepB gene encoding signal peptidase I translates to MNEVNDEQQFSSRVKEKRIKKKRDRIGFMITILIAAVLALSIRFFVFEFIVVNMTSMQPTLEPESVMCVEKVSYMLGEPGRGDIVIFDYAGEDKDLVKRVIGIEGDTIEILEGHLYINGQLKEESYIKEPMSSDTTYGPFVVPEDKVFVMGDNRNVSKDSRDPSVGAVDLDTIIGRCFFVIWPIDQISSVS, encoded by the coding sequence ATGAATGAAGTAAACGACGAACAGCAATTTTCTTCTAGAGTTAAGGAGAAACGCATAAAAAAGAAAAGAGACAGGATAGGCTTTATGATCACGATTTTGATTGCAGCCGTCCTTGCGCTTTCGATACGTTTTTTTGTATTCGAATTTATAGTAGTAAACATGACCTCAATGCAGCCGACGTTGGAACCTGAATCTGTTATGTGCGTTGAGAAAGTGTCTTATATGTTAGGAGAGCCGGGCAGGGGAGATATAGTGATATTTGATTATGCCGGAGAAGACAAAGACCTAGTAAAGCGCGTTATTGGTATTGAAGGAGATACTATTGAAATTTTAGAAGGCCATTTATATATAAACGGCCAGCTTAAAGAAGAAAGTTATATAAAAGAACCGATGAGCAGTGATACGACTTACGGACCATTTGTCGTCCCTGAAGACAAAGTCTTCGTTATGGGGGATAACAGGAACGTGTCAAAGGATTCGCGGGACCCCAGTGTAGGTGCGGTAGATTTAGATACTATTATAGGCAGGTGCTTCTTTGTCATTTGGCCGATAGATCAAATATCATCTGTTAGTTAA
- a CDS encoding mechanosensitive ion channel, with protein sequence MNENFFEKIWNSIKEGFLKLADNADVIIIKILIIIAIIVVAKLVIVISNKIIKRILDSKRKKSSAKEINRRLETLYTLFKSIVRYTVYFFAIATILGELGLGITAGSILATAGIGGIAIGLGAQALVKDVVAGAFFMFESQFKVGDIIEAAGVKGTVEEITLRTTNIRAYTGELFIVPNGQMEKITNYNRGNSLFGVTVAILNALDIEKTMDIMKNEFLKYAATEDGSVLLDEPKVLGVISVDSDGIKIRTVQHSQALQYFDAERELTKNIYMELTRQGIEIPVKKHIVIKKE encoded by the coding sequence ATGAACGAGAACTTTTTTGAAAAAATCTGGAACAGCATTAAAGAGGGATTTTTAAAATTAGCGGACAACGCAGATGTTATTATAATTAAGATATTAATTATTATTGCGATTATAGTTGTTGCAAAACTTGTAATCGTCATTTCAAATAAGATAATAAAAAGAATACTAGATTCAAAAAGAAAAAAATCTTCGGCAAAAGAAATTAATAGGCGCCTTGAAACGCTTTATACCCTTTTTAAAAGCATAGTCCGCTATACCGTATACTTTTTTGCAATAGCTACCATCTTAGGAGAGCTAGGACTCGGTATAACTGCCGGGTCAATTTTAGCAACTGCCGGGATCGGCGGAATTGCAATAGGGTTAGGTGCGCAAGCGCTTGTTAAAGACGTGGTTGCCGGAGCGTTTTTTATGTTCGAAAGCCAATTTAAAGTTGGCGATATCATTGAAGCAGCCGGCGTAAAGGGTACGGTTGAGGAGATAACGCTAAGGACTACAAATATAAGGGCTTATACCGGTGAGTTGTTTATAGTGCCAAATGGCCAAATGGAAAAAATAACAAATTACAATAGGGGCAATTCTCTCTTTGGCGTTACGGTAGCAATTTTAAATGCTCTTGATATAGAAAAGACCATGGATATAATGAAGAACGAATTTTTAAAGTATGCGGCAACCGAAGATGGAAGCGTATTACTGGATGAACCAAAAGTTTTAGGGGTTATAAGTGTGGACTCAGATGGAATAAAGATAAGAACAGTACAGCACTCGCAGGCGCTTCAGTATTTCGACGCAGAACGCGAGCTTACAAAAAATATATATATGGAACTTACGCGCCAGGGAATAGAAATTCCAGTTAAGAAGCATATTGTAATAAAGAAGGAATAG